In the Chryseobacterium sp. MYb264 genome, one interval contains:
- the purD gene encoding phosphoribosylamine--glycine ligase gives MRILIIGEGGRESALASKLQNDPRISKMFFANGNATTDVIGKNVHLSEIKELRDFAIKEKVDLTIVGPEAPLVAGLKDEFKKHDLKVFGPNQKVASLEGSKAFSKKFMQTYDIKTAKAVVFDAYNDAKEYIQTQEYPLVIKASGLAGGKGVVICETLEEAEATVHDFMIRRIFGDAGIRIVVEEYLEGFEASIIAFSNGEKLFPCIAAKDYKKAGNGDTGPNTGGMGTVAPSPEFTAEHYADFEKNILETTLKGLKAEGFSFKGIIFFGLMITKKGTYLLEYNMRFGDPETQVLMALMENNLLDVIQDCMDGKEIELKFKDEKAVCLVMCSGGYPRNIETGFEITGEDKVQHSSLFYAGAIRQADKVVSNGGRVLNIVATGATYDDARKKVYEDASHVHFDYGFYRDDIGKF, from the coding sequence ATGAGAATATTAATCATAGGTGAAGGTGGAAGAGAATCTGCTTTAGCATCAAAACTACAGAATGACCCAAGAATTTCTAAGATGTTCTTTGCTAACGGAAATGCGACTACCGATGTTATTGGAAAAAATGTTCATTTATCAGAGATTAAAGAACTTAGAGATTTTGCTATTAAAGAAAAAGTAGATCTTACGATCGTAGGTCCGGAAGCACCGCTTGTGGCTGGTTTGAAGGATGAATTTAAAAAGCATGATCTTAAAGTTTTTGGTCCTAATCAAAAAGTAGCAAGCTTAGAAGGAAGTAAGGCTTTCTCTAAAAAGTTTATGCAGACCTATGATATCAAAACGGCAAAAGCAGTAGTTTTTGATGCTTATAATGATGCAAAAGAATACATCCAGACTCAGGAATATCCTTTAGTGATTAAAGCTAGCGGACTTGCTGGTGGAAAAGGGGTGGTTATTTGCGAAACATTAGAAGAGGCAGAAGCGACGGTTCACGATTTTATGATCAGAAGAATCTTTGGTGATGCAGGAATCCGTATCGTAGTAGAGGAATATTTAGAAGGTTTTGAAGCTTCAATTATTGCTTTCTCAAACGGTGAAAAATTATTCCCATGTATTGCAGCTAAGGATTATAAAAAAGCTGGAAACGGAGATACTGGTCCCAACACAGGTGGTATGGGTACGGTAGCACCAAGTCCTGAATTTACTGCTGAACATTATGCTGATTTTGAAAAAAATATTCTTGAAACTACTTTAAAAGGTCTTAAAGCAGAAGGTTTCAGCTTTAAAGGAATTATTTTCTTCGGATTAATGATTACTAAAAAAGGAACTTACCTTCTTGAATATAACATGAGATTCGGAGATCCTGAAACTCAGGTACTAATGGCGTTAATGGAGAATAATCTTCTTGACGTTATTCAGGACTGTATGGATGGAAAAGAGATCGAATTGAAGTTTAAAGACGAAAAAGCAGTTTGTCTGGTAATGTGTTCAGGAGGATATCCAAGAAACATCGAAACTGGTTTTGAGATCACTGGTGAAGATAAAGTTCAGCACAGTAGCCTTTTCTATGCAGGAGCAATCAGACAGGCAGACAAAGTGGTTTCCAACGGTGGTAGAGTTCTAAACATCGTAGCTACGGGAGCAACGTATGACGATGCCCGCAAGAAAGTTTACGAAGACGCAAGTCATGTACATTTCGATTATGGTTTCTACAGAGACGACATCGGAAAGTTTTAA
- a CDS encoding DEAD/DEAH box helicase — MEKLTFADFDLPVKILDVLADLNLFEPTPIQEKSIKPILSGRDVMGIAQTGTGKTLAYLLPVLKTWKYNKTGNPTVLVLVPTRELVVQVTEIVEKLTENITARVIGIYGGKNINTQKLLFNDGCDILVGTPGRVMDLAIDNAISLKEVQKLIIDEFDEMLNLGFRPQLTHIFEMMKEKRQNILFSATMTEAVDDMLDEYFAAPVEISLAKSGTPLEKIEQTAYKVENFNTKINLLENLLKNNEDMSKVLIFNNNKKHADLLFTKIDELFPEQFDVIHSNKSQNYRLKAMKSFENEELRGLITTDVMARGLDISNITHVINFETPDIPEQYIHRIGRTGRADKDGKAITFVTKKEEPLVLDIEVLMDKDLKFIDFPEEVKINPKKIASEEDQVVMKNPAQVKLNDGGGAFHEKKAKNTKENWGGPSKRKAPKKFGANRAQQKAISKSKKKK, encoded by the coding sequence ATGGAAAAACTCACTTTTGCAGATTTTGACCTTCCGGTTAAAATTCTTGATGTTTTAGCGGATCTTAATTTGTTTGAACCAACACCCATTCAGGAAAAAAGTATCAAACCGATACTTTCAGGAAGAGATGTGATGGGAATTGCACAAACAGGAACCGGAAAAACATTAGCTTATCTTTTACCTGTTTTAAAGACGTGGAAATATAATAAAACCGGAAATCCAACGGTTTTGGTATTGGTTCCTACGAGAGAATTGGTAGTGCAGGTAACGGAAATTGTTGAGAAATTAACTGAAAATATTACTGCAAGAGTTATCGGAATTTATGGTGGAAAAAATATCAATACACAGAAATTGTTATTTAACGATGGCTGTGATATTTTGGTAGGAACACCAGGAAGGGTGATGGATTTGGCGATTGATAATGCGATCTCTTTAAAAGAAGTTCAGAAATTGATTATTGATGAGTTTGATGAAATGCTGAACTTAGGTTTCAGACCGCAATTAACGCACATCTTCGAAATGATGAAGGAGAAGAGACAAAATATTTTGTTCTCTGCAACCATGACGGAAGCGGTAGATGATATGCTGGATGAATATTTCGCGGCTCCGGTGGAAATTTCTTTGGCAAAATCTGGAACTCCACTTGAAAAGATTGAGCAAACCGCTTATAAAGTAGAAAATTTTAATACTAAAATTAATTTACTTGAAAATTTATTGAAGAACAATGAGGATATGTCCAAAGTATTGATCTTCAATAATAATAAAAAGCATGCTGATCTTTTGTTTACCAAAATTGATGAGCTTTTTCCTGAACAGTTTGATGTAATCCACTCGAATAAATCTCAAAACTACAGATTAAAAGCAATGAAAAGCTTTGAAAATGAAGAACTAAGAGGTTTAATTACAACCGATGTAATGGCGAGAGGTTTGGATATTTCTAATATTACGCACGTAATCAACTTTGAAACTCCTGATATTCCTGAGCAATATATCCACAGAATCGGTAGAACGGGTAGAGCAGATAAAGATGGAAAGGCGATTACTTTTGTAACCAAAAAAGAAGAACCTTTGGTTCTTGATATTGAGGTATTGATGGATAAAGATTTAAAATTCATCGATTTCCCTGAAGAAGTGAAAATTAATCCTAAAAAGATTGCCTCTGAAGAAGATCAGGTGGTGATGAAAAATCCTGCACAGGTGAAGTTGAATGATGGTGGAGGTGCTTTCCACGAAAAGAAAGCAAAGAACACCAAAGAAAACTGGGGTGGACCGTCAAAAAGAAAAGCTCCGAAAAAGTTTGGAGCCAACAGAGCGCAACAAAAAGCAATTTCGAAATCGAAAAAAAAGAAATAA
- a CDS encoding carbon-nitrogen hydrolase family protein, with protein MQIETRPLSVQDYDELVITMKRAYPQMSESIWSKRSIEKLTKMFPKGQICITVDGKLAAVALSIIVNYEEFGDDHTYSDITGNYTFNTHSDTGNVLYGIEVFVDPEFRELRLGRRLYDARKELCELLNLKSIVLGGRIPNYHKHSDELSPREYIRRVRDKEIYDPVLSFQLSNNFLPIRVMKKYLPEDESSKENAVLLQWNNIYYSKKPNTMQDSIIRLGLVQWQMRHFKDIHAFYEQVEFFVNVMGDYKSDFVLFPELFNTPLLAPFNKLSERDSMIELAKLTEEIKDKISSLAISYNVNIISGSMPVFENNELYNVSYLLHRDGRIDEYRKIHITPNERKYYGMKGGNEIRVFDTDCGKIGLVICYDVEFPELPRILADQGMKILFVPYLTDTQNAYMRVRHCAAARAIENECYVAIAGCVGNLPGVNNMDIQFGQAAVFTPSDFAFPSNAVKGEATPNTEMTLIVDVDLNLLKDLHYNGSVQVMKDRRKDLYETYLR; from the coding sequence ATGCAAATAGAAACAAGACCGCTCTCCGTTCAGGATTATGATGAATTGGTAATCACAATGAAACGCGCTTATCCTCAAATGTCGGAGTCGATATGGTCAAAAAGAAGCATAGAAAAACTCACCAAAATGTTCCCGAAAGGGCAAATTTGTATCACGGTTGACGGTAAATTGGCGGCTGTAGCCCTTTCCATTATCGTGAATTATGAAGAATTTGGTGATGATCATACCTACAGCGATATCACGGGGAATTATACTTTCAACACGCATTCAGACACAGGAAACGTTCTTTACGGAATCGAGGTTTTTGTAGATCCCGAATTCCGCGAACTTCGTTTGGGAAGAAGGTTGTATGATGCCAGAAAAGAACTTTGTGAATTGTTAAATTTAAAATCTATTGTCTTAGGCGGAAGAATTCCCAACTACCATAAACATAGCGATGAACTCTCTCCAAGAGAGTATATCAGAAGGGTGAGAGATAAGGAAATCTATGATCCTGTGCTGTCTTTTCAGCTTTCCAATAATTTTCTGCCGATTAGGGTTATGAAAAAATATCTGCCTGAGGATGAATCTTCCAAAGAAAATGCCGTGCTTCTTCAATGGAATAACATCTATTACAGCAAAAAACCAAACACGATGCAGGACAGCATTATCCGCTTGGGATTGGTGCAGTGGCAGATGAGGCATTTTAAAGATATTCATGCTTTTTATGAGCAGGTAGAATTTTTCGTGAACGTAATGGGAGATTATAAATCTGATTTTGTTCTGTTCCCGGAATTGTTCAATACGCCATTATTAGCGCCTTTCAACAAGCTTTCTGAACGCGATAGTATGATTGAACTCGCTAAACTAACAGAAGAAATCAAAGATAAGATTTCAAGTCTGGCGATCAGTTATAACGTCAATATTATTTCCGGAAGTATGCCTGTTTTTGAAAATAACGAACTGTATAATGTAAGTTATCTTCTTCATCGTGACGGTAGGATTGATGAATACCGAAAAATTCACATCACTCCAAATGAAAGAAAATACTACGGAATGAAAGGCGGAAACGAGATCAGAGTTTTTGATACCGATTGCGGAAAAATCGGATTGGTGATCTGTTACGATGTCGAATTCCCTGAACTGCCAAGGATTTTAGCCGATCAGGGCATGAAAATTTTATTCGTTCCTTATTTAACGGATACTCAAAATGCTTATATGAGGGTTCGCCATTGCGCCGCTGCAAGAGCTATTGAAAACGAATGTTATGTTGCGATTGCCGGTTGTGTAGGAAATCTTCCGGGAGTTAATAATATGGATATCCAGTTTGGTCAGGCTGCGGTTTTCACTCCATCAGATTTTGCGTTTCCATCCAATGCAGTGAAAGGGGAGGCCACTCCAAATACGGAAATGACACTTATTGTAGATGTCGATTTGAATTTACTGAAAGATCTTCATTACAATGGCTCGGTTCAGGTAATGAAAGACCGAAGAAAGGACCTTTACGAAACCTATCTCAGATAA
- the purH gene encoding bifunctional phosphoribosylaminoimidazolecarboxamide formyltransferase/IMP cyclohydrolase, whose amino-acid sequence MSKKRVLISVSDKSGLIEFAQFLEAQNYELISTGGTFKHLKDAGLNPIQIDEVTNFPEMLDGRVKTLHPKVHGGLLAVRSNEEHMKTVQEHGIDLIDMVIVNLYPFFENVNKDISLHEKVEFIDIGGPSMLRSAAKNFDSVTVITDVEDYSTVKIEMEQNGDTYIETRKKLAGKVFNLTSAYDAAISRMLLDEEYPTYLSASYKKVADLRYGENPHQTAAYYASTFENGAMKDFEQLGGKELSFNNLRDMDLCWKVVTEFKEEMACCAVKHSTPCGVAIGTSALETYAKTFECDPVSIFGGIVAMNYKIDAATAEELNKTFLEIVMAPEFDVEALEILRKKKNLRIIKIVNPVSDKQTWVKVDGGILVQDNDSIFSDDIKVVTETQPTEEQKKALLFSQRVVKYVKSNAIVVSNGIQAFGIGGGQVNRIWATQQAIERAKEKFTGDLVLASDAFFPFRDVVDFCAQEGITAIIQPGGSVKDQDSIEAANEHGIPMMFTGVRHFFH is encoded by the coding sequence ATGAGCAAAAAAAGAGTTTTAATCAGTGTTTCTGACAAGAGCGGATTGATCGAATTCGCACAGTTTTTGGAAGCCCAAAATTATGAATTGATTTCTACAGGAGGGACGTTCAAACATTTGAAAGACGCTGGTTTAAATCCAATTCAGATTGATGAGGTTACCAATTTCCCTGAGATGTTGGACGGAAGAGTGAAAACATTACACCCGAAAGTTCATGGTGGATTGTTGGCGGTTCGTTCAAACGAAGAGCACATGAAAACAGTTCAGGAGCACGGAATTGACCTGATTGACATGGTGATCGTAAATCTTTACCCTTTCTTCGAAAATGTAAACAAAGACATTTCTCTTCACGAAAAGGTAGAATTCATCGATATCGGAGGACCTTCAATGCTTCGTTCTGCTGCCAAAAACTTTGATTCTGTAACGGTAATTACGGATGTTGAAGATTATTCAACCGTAAAAATCGAAATGGAGCAAAACGGAGATACATATATTGAAACTCGTAAAAAGTTAGCAGGAAAAGTATTCAACCTGACTTCTGCTTATGATGCAGCGATTTCAAGAATGCTTTTAGATGAAGAATATCCTACATATTTAAGTGCTTCTTACAAAAAAGTAGCGGATCTTAGATATGGTGAAAACCCTCATCAGACAGCAGCTTATTACGCTTCAACTTTCGAAAACGGAGCGATGAAAGATTTCGAACAATTGGGAGGTAAGGAATTGTCTTTCAATAATCTTCGTGATATGGATCTTTGCTGGAAAGTGGTTACTGAATTCAAGGAAGAAATGGCTTGTTGTGCGGTAAAACACTCTACCCCTTGTGGAGTTGCAATCGGAACTTCTGCTTTGGAGACTTATGCAAAAACTTTCGAGTGTGATCCTGTTTCTATCTTTGGTGGAATTGTTGCAATGAACTACAAAATCGACGCGGCAACAGCGGAAGAATTAAACAAAACATTCCTTGAAATTGTAATGGCTCCTGAATTTGATGTGGAAGCTTTAGAAATTTTAAGAAAGAAAAAGAATTTAAGAATTATAAAAATCGTAAACCCTGTTTCTGATAAACAGACTTGGGTGAAGGTTGATGGCGGAATATTAGTTCAGGACAACGACAGTATCTTCTCGGATGATATCAAAGTAGTAACTGAAACTCAGCCTACAGAAGAGCAGAAAAAAGCATTATTATTCTCTCAAAGAGTAGTAAAATATGTAAAATCTAATGCAATTGTAGTTTCTAACGGAATTCAGGCTTTCGGAATCGGAGGTGGACAGGTGAACAGAATCTGGGCAACTCAACAGGCGATCGAAAGAGCAAAAGAAAAATTTACAGGAGATTTAGTATTGGCTTCTGACGCATTTTTCCCTTTCCGAGATGTGGTAGATTTCTGCGCTCAGGAAGGTATCACAGCGATTATTCAGCCTGGAGGAAGTGTAAAAGACCAGGACAGCATCGAGGCGGCAAATGAGCATGGCATTCCGATGATGTTCACTGGCGTTAGACATTTTTTCCATTAA
- a CDS encoding ABC1 kinase family protein, whose amino-acid sequence MFDKQQRKLKRSARLISVLSKYGFKDMLARMNGGNKQEQMVSENSDEIVSKGTVYERIRLVLEELGPTFVKLGQTFSNREDLLPAELIQELQKLQDKVETVDMNVEEILENELNISVKEHFAEIQAKPLATASIAQVYKGTLLDGSEVILKLKKPDVQSVIEDDLLLIKDLEKLVSSYSEIGEKLNLKQAISTFERSLLEEVSLINEKENILQFKRNFKNNKETYVPKVYEEFSNNNVLCMEFIDGIKVTDKSVLLANNIDPVKVSEVGLRLFVTQIMDFGFFHADPHAGNILVKKDGKVVFIDFGAVGKIPPNDKDVLENLIVSFVAKNPHKIVRYLKKMSISYEIPDERRFENDVEDILNFVHSTSLKEINAQEIINKMKDVLTDNRLQMPDYFYLLFKGITLIEGVGRNINPDLDVVKSLSPFTKKIFARKISPQNLFKTGVDRVMNFTDNVDEIPRELRSVLQKLDENKFTVSSEIKNIEKTNQLIKSSIVNLILAMILGANIIATAIVFVSETGPRIGEMSLVAVLGFVFSVLLVIIILLRITRK is encoded by the coding sequence ATGTTTGATAAGCAACAAAGAAAGCTGAAAAGGTCTGCCAGATTGATTTCCGTATTGAGCAAATATGGTTTTAAAGATATGCTGGCGAGAATGAACGGCGGAAATAAGCAGGAACAGATGGTTTCCGAAAATTCTGATGAAATTGTTTCTAAAGGAACGGTTTATGAACGCATCAGATTGGTTTTGGAAGAACTCGGACCTACTTTTGTAAAGCTCGGTCAGACATTTAGCAACAGGGAAGATTTACTTCCTGCAGAGCTTATTCAGGAGTTACAAAAACTTCAGGATAAGGTAGAAACCGTTGATATGAATGTAGAAGAAATTCTCGAAAATGAATTAAACATTTCGGTGAAAGAACATTTTGCAGAAATTCAGGCAAAACCTTTGGCAACTGCTTCTATCGCTCAGGTTTATAAAGGAACTTTGCTTGATGGAAGCGAAGTGATTCTGAAATTAAAAAAACCTGATGTTCAGTCAGTCATTGAAGATGATTTGTTGCTGATCAAGGATTTGGAAAAGCTGGTTTCTTCCTATTCCGAAATAGGCGAAAAGCTGAACCTGAAACAGGCCATTTCTACTTTTGAAAGATCTTTGTTGGAAGAAGTTTCATTAATTAATGAAAAGGAAAATATTCTTCAGTTTAAACGAAATTTTAAAAATAATAAAGAAACGTACGTTCCGAAAGTATACGAAGAATTTTCTAACAATAATGTTCTTTGTATGGAATTTATTGATGGAATAAAAGTAACGGATAAATCGGTTCTTTTAGCCAATAATATTGATCCTGTGAAAGTTTCTGAAGTTGGATTACGACTTTTTGTAACCCAAATCATGGATTTTGGTTTCTTTCATGCCGATCCTCACGCCGGAAATATTTTAGTTAAAAAAGATGGGAAGGTTGTTTTTATAGATTTTGGTGCGGTAGGAAAAATTCCGCCAAATGATAAGGATGTGCTGGAAAATCTTATAGTAAGTTTCGTAGCTAAAAATCCGCATAAAATTGTTCGGTATTTGAAAAAAATGTCCATAAGCTATGAAATTCCGGACGAAAGAAGGTTTGAAAATGATGTGGAAGATATTCTGAATTTCGTTCACAGTACGTCTTTAAAAGAGATCAATGCCCAGGAGATCATTAATAAAATGAAAGATGTTCTTACGGATAACCGACTTCAGATGCCTGATTATTTCTATCTTTTATTTAAAGGAATTACTTTAATAGAGGGAGTTGGACGAAATATAAATCCGGATTTGGATGTGGTAAAAAGTTTAAGTCCGTTCACTAAAAAAATCTTTGCACGAAAGATCAGTCCGCAGAATCTTTTTAAAACGGGAGTCGACAGGGTAATGAATTTTACAGATAATGTAGATGAAATTCCCAGAGAGCTCCGTTCTGTTCTGCAGAAATTAGACGAAAATAAATTCACCGTTTCCAGCGAAATAAAGAATATTGAAAAAACGAATCAATTGATAAAATCAAGTATTGTTAATTTGATTTTAGCGATGATTTTAGGAGCTAATATTATTGCGACAGCCATCGTTTTTGTTTCAGAAACGGGGCCGAGAATCGGAGAGATGTCGCTTGTGGCAGTTCTTGGTTTTGTTTTTTCAGTTTTGTTGGTGATAATTATTTTATTAAGAATTACGAGGAAATAG
- a CDS encoding IS5 family transposase: MLGKIREDLQQNLFKTRLTELINMEHPVVKLAGEISWDKMESEFEKLFSENGRPSIAIRKIAGMLLLKEMFKESDESVIERWIENAYWQYFTGETFFQTEQPFDPSNFVHFRKRIGDKGLEFLLGQSVSLHPKAKTEDEVQVDTTVQEKNITFPTDAKLAKKVIDNCRKIAEKESVVQRQSYRRVSKQLLRDAFFGHHPRRQKKAKMARKKLRTIGKRVLRELERKLPKDVLKGYEDVFKIYLKALTQERTTKDKIYSLHEPQVACIAKGKSGKAYEFGTKVAVVRGRKTGIISSVKRFSGNPHDSKTLEESLAQSERVRKSVGGTRPTKATTDRGFKGIKEVEGTAILLPAKKEKTKYGQQVARLRFRARAAIEPCISHLKRNHSLGLNFLKGVAGDINNALLAGIGYNLKMRLNQIKQQILLWLELVLRIFLGKYNFQSQKTAF; this comes from the coding sequence ATGTTAGGCAAAATAAGAGAGGATTTACAGCAGAATTTATTCAAGACCAGGCTTACGGAGCTTATTAATATGGAGCATCCGGTGGTAAAATTAGCTGGGGAGATTTCCTGGGATAAAATGGAGTCAGAGTTTGAGAAATTATTTTCAGAAAACGGAAGACCTTCTATTGCTATCCGTAAAATAGCAGGAATGCTTTTGCTCAAGGAAATGTTTAAAGAAAGTGATGAAAGTGTAATAGAGAGATGGATTGAGAATGCGTATTGGCAATATTTTACCGGAGAAACCTTTTTCCAGACAGAGCAGCCTTTCGATCCGAGCAATTTTGTACACTTCAGAAAAAGAATTGGAGATAAGGGTTTGGAATTTCTTTTGGGACAAAGCGTTTCTCTCCATCCCAAAGCCAAAACAGAAGATGAAGTTCAGGTAGATACGACGGTTCAGGAGAAGAACATTACCTTTCCTACCGATGCCAAATTAGCAAAAAAAGTAATCGACAATTGTAGAAAAATAGCAGAAAAAGAGAGCGTTGTACAAAGACAAAGCTACAGAAGAGTGAGCAAACAATTATTGCGGGACGCTTTTTTTGGACATCATCCCAGAAGACAGAAGAAGGCAAAAATGGCGAGGAAAAAGCTCAGGACGATTGGTAAAAGAGTTCTTCGGGAATTGGAAAGAAAACTTCCTAAAGATGTTTTGAAAGGCTACGAAGACGTTTTTAAAATTTACCTTAAAGCACTCACCCAAGAACGTACCACGAAAGATAAAATTTACAGTCTTCACGAGCCACAAGTTGCGTGTATTGCGAAAGGAAAATCGGGAAAAGCATACGAGTTTGGGACAAAAGTAGCAGTAGTAAGAGGTCGGAAAACAGGGATCATCAGCTCGGTAAAGAGATTTTCTGGCAATCCTCACGATAGTAAAACTCTTGAAGAATCATTGGCACAGAGTGAGAGGGTAAGAAAATCCGTTGGCGGAACAAGACCTACGAAAGCCACTACAGACAGAGGATTTAAAGGAATCAAAGAAGTGGAAGGAACAGCAATTTTGCTTCCCGCAAAAAAAGAAAAAACAAAATATGGGCAACAAGTAGCCAGATTAAGATTCCGGGCAAGAGCAGCCATAGAACCTTGTATCTCTCATTTAAAAAGAAACCACTCCTTAGGATTAAACTTCCTGAAAGGAGTGGCTGGAGATATTAATAATGCATTATTAGCAGGGATTGGATACAATTTGAAGATGAGATTGAATCAAATCAAACAACAAATTCTTCTTTGGCTCGAACTTGTTCTCCGAATCTTTTTAGGCAAATATAATTTTCAAAGTCAAAAAACAGCTTTTTAA
- the guaA gene encoding glutamine-hydrolyzing GMP synthase produces the protein MNNGIIILDFGSQYNQLIGRRIREMGVYSEILPFNTPLETILEKQPRGIILSGGPSSVNAENAHLVQKELYEQGIPVLGICYGMQLTAHLLGGKVHKGVKGEYGKAHLEIVKESSLLKGVTNNSVVWMSHFDEVGDLPAGFELNAKSGVIASISNEEKKIFCVQFHPEVSHTEEGGKMLENFVFAICDAEKNWKLTNYIDKTVEEIRERVGDQKVILGLSGGVDSSVAAVLIHKAIGDQLTCIFVDTGLLRKDEGKKVMDNYGEHFHMNIKLVDAKERFLSKLAGVDDPEAKRKIIGNEFIHVFDEESHKIEGAKFLAQGTIYPDVIESQSVNGPSAVIKSHHNVGGLPEDMEFELLEPLRELFKDEVRKVGEELGIPHHLVHRHPFPGPGLGIRILGAVDEEKVRILQEADDIFIEELYKNDLYEKVSQAFVVLLPVKSVGVMGDERTYEYTAVVRSANTIDFMTATWSRLPYEFLDTVSSRIINEVRGINRVAYDISSKPPATIEWE, from the coding sequence ATGAATAACGGTATTATCATATTAGATTTCGGATCACAGTACAACCAGCTTATCGGAAGAAGAATCCGTGAGATGGGTGTATATTCTGAAATTTTGCCTTTCAATACACCATTAGAAACTATTTTAGAAAAACAGCCGAGAGGGATTATCCTTTCCGGAGGACCAAGTTCTGTAAACGCAGAAAATGCGCATTTAGTTCAGAAAGAACTTTATGAGCAGGGAATTCCTGTTTTAGGAATTTGCTACGGAATGCAGTTAACGGCACACCTTTTAGGCGGAAAAGTTCATAAAGGAGTAAAAGGTGAATACGGAAAAGCACATTTGGAAATCGTAAAAGAATCTTCTTTATTGAAAGGGGTTACCAACAATTCTGTTGTTTGGATGAGCCACTTTGATGAAGTTGGAGATTTACCTGCAGGTTTTGAATTAAATGCAAAATCCGGTGTTATTGCTTCAATTTCAAATGAAGAGAAGAAAATTTTCTGTGTACAGTTCCACCCGGAAGTTTCTCACACTGAGGAAGGAGGGAAAATGTTAGAAAATTTCGTTTTTGCAATCTGTGATGCAGAGAAAAACTGGAAACTGACCAATTATATCGATAAAACAGTAGAAGAAATTCGTGAAAGAGTAGGTGATCAGAAAGTGATCCTTGGACTTTCAGGAGGTGTAGATTCTTCTGTTGCAGCAGTTTTGATCCATAAAGCAATCGGTGATCAATTGACTTGTATCTTCGTAGATACAGGATTATTGAGAAAAGACGAAGGCAAAAAAGTAATGGATAACTATGGTGAGCATTTCCACATGAATATCAAATTGGTAGATGCTAAAGAAAGATTCCTTTCAAAGCTTGCCGGAGTTGATGATCCAGAAGCGAAAAGAAAAATCATCGGAAACGAATTTATTCATGTTTTTGATGAAGAATCTCATAAAATTGAAGGTGCTAAATTCTTAGCTCAAGGAACAATTTATCCAGATGTGATTGAAAGTCAGTCGGTAAATGGTCCTTCGGCGGTTATCAAGTCTCACCACAATGTTGGTGGACTTCCTGAAGATATGGAGTTTGAATTGCTGGAGCCTTTGAGAGAATTATTCAAGGATGAAGTAAGAAAAGTGGGTGAAGAATTGGGAATTCCTCATCATTTGGTTCACAGACATCCTTTCCCTGGTCCTGGTTTGGGAATCAGAATTTTAGGTGCTGTTGACGAAGAAAAAGTAAGAATTTTACAAGAAGCTGATGATATTTTCATAGAAGAATTGTATAAAAACGATTTGTATGAGAAAGTTTCTCAGGCTTTCGTGGTACTTCTTCCGGTAAAATCTGTTGGAGTTATGGGTGATGAAAGAACGTATGAATACACTGCTGTAGTTCGTTCTGCAAATACCATCGACTTTATGACGGCAACGTGGAGCAGACTTCCTTACGAGTTCTTAGATACTGTTTCAAGCAGAATTATCAACGAAGTAAGAGGAATCAACAGAGTAGCTTATGATATTTCAAGCAAACCACCTGCAACCATCGAGTGGGAATAA
- a CDS encoding FG-GAP repeat domain-containing protein codes for MKVLILSIFAFCSSLLSAQSEKSDGLSGDFNGDGKKEFAYVKVSDCNDDCDGVCETTIYFSDKSIPSFKISPANSGTLYAVGDLNNDGKDEIAFYPGWCTSCWHPLYVYTYKKNAWEPLVSPISTHCSQWEEDKFPIKKDPKKKGYVIITSSVWKDDDIKIISKSVKIN; via the coding sequence ATGAAAGTACTTATTTTATCCATATTTGCATTTTGTTCTTCCTTATTATCTGCTCAGTCTGAAAAATCAGATGGCCTCTCGGGAGACTTCAATGGCGACGGAAAAAAAGAATTTGCTTACGTAAAAGTGAGTGATTGTAATGATGATTGCGACGGAGTTTGCGAAACAACGATTTATTTCAGTGATAAAAGTATTCCGTCATTCAAAATTTCGCCTGCCAACAGCGGAACTTTATACGCTGTGGGAGACTTAAATAATGACGGCAAAGACGAAATTGCTTTTTATCCCGGCTGGTGCACAAGCTGCTGGCATCCGTTGTATGTGTATACCTATAAAAAGAATGCATGGGAACCTTTAGTTTCACCAATTTCCACGCATTGTTCTCAATGGGAAGAAGATAAATTTCCGATTAAAAAAGATCCTAAGAAGAAAGGATACGTAATTATAACGTCAAGTGTGTGGAAAGATGATGATATTAAAATTATTAGCAAAAGTGTGAAAATTAATTAA